In a single window of the Jaculus jaculus isolate mJacJac1 chromosome 9, mJacJac1.mat.Y.cur, whole genome shotgun sequence genome:
- the Rab37 gene encoding ras-related protein Rab-37 isoform X1 yields the protein MPGTAGAAAAGDAQTPERSSPCSPSYDLTGKVMLLGDSGVGKTCFLIQFKDGAFLSGTFIATVGIDFRNKVVTVDGARVKLQIWDTAGQERFRSVTHAYYRDAQALLLLYDITNRSSFDNIRAWLTEIHEYAQRDVVIMLLGNKADVSSERVIRSEDGETLAREYGVPFMETSAKTGMNVELAFLAIAKELKYRSGCQGAEPSFQIRDYVESQKKRPSCCSLV from the exons ATGCCGGGCACGGCCGGAGCCGCTGCCGCTGGGGATGCCCAGACCCCCGAGCGCTCCTCGCCCTGCAGTCCGAGCTACGATCTCACGGGCAAG GTGATGCTACTGGGAGACTCGGGAGTCGGCAAAACCTGTTTCCTGATCCAATTTAAAGATGGGGCCTTCCTGTCCGGGACCTTCATAGCCACGGTCGGCATAGACTTCAGG AACAAGGTGGTGACCGTGGATGGTGCCAGGGTGAAGCTGCAG atCTGGGACACTGCAGGACAGGAGCGCTTCCGCAGCGTGACGCACGCTTACTACCGAGATGCCCAGG CCTTGCTTCTGCTGTATGACATCACCAACAGATCTTCCTTTGACAACATCAGG GCCTGGCTCACAGAGATTCATGAGTACGCCCAAAGAGATGTGGTGATCATGTTGCTAGGCAACAAG GCTGATGTGAGCAGTGAAAGGGTGATTCGCTCAGAGGATGGAGAGACACTAGCCAGG GAGTACGGAGTTCCCTTCATGGAGACCAGCGCCAAGACCGGCATGAATGTGGAGTTGGCCTTTCTGGCCATTGCCAA GGAGCTGAAATACCGCTCAGGGTGTCAGGGGGCTGAGCCCAGCTTCCAGATCCGAGACTATGTGGAATCCCAGAAGAAGCGTCCCAGCTGCTGCTCCTTAGTGTGA